The following proteins come from a genomic window of Candidatus Thiodiazotropha sp. CDECU1:
- the leuD gene encoding 3-isopropylmalate dehydratase small subunit — translation MDKFTPFTGIVCPLDRSNVDTDAIIPKQFLKSIKRSGFGPNLFDEWRYLDHGEPGMDNSKRPVNPDFVLNDPRYQKAKILLARENFGCGSSREHAPWALEDYGFKVILAPSFADIFFNNSFKNGLLPIVLDEKIIDDLFCLATTDEALEVTVDLSRQLLTANHEQIPFEVDPFRKHCLLHGLDDIGLTLQHVDDIKAYETRRRLEVPWMFTD, via the coding sequence ATGGATAAATTTACCCCCTTTACCGGTATCGTCTGTCCCCTGGATAGATCCAATGTGGATACTGATGCGATCATTCCGAAACAGTTTCTGAAGTCGATCAAACGCTCCGGTTTTGGCCCCAATCTGTTCGATGAGTGGCGCTATCTTGATCATGGGGAACCGGGCATGGACAACAGCAAACGACCGGTTAATCCCGATTTTGTGCTCAATGATCCTCGCTATCAAAAGGCCAAGATCCTTCTGGCCCGTGAAAATTTTGGTTGCGGCTCATCCCGAGAACATGCGCCCTGGGCCCTGGAGGATTATGGATTCAAGGTGATTCTGGCCCCCAGCTTCGCCGATATTTTCTTTAATAACAGTTTCAAGAATGGTCTGTTGCCAATTGTTTTGGATGAGAAGATCATTGATGATCTTTTCTGCTTGGCAACCACTGACGAGGCCCTGGAGGTGACCGTGGACCTGTCTCGTCAACTGCTGACAGCCAACCATGAGCAGATCCCATTCGAGGTGGACCCATTTCGTAAACACTGCCTTTTACATGGATTGGACGATATTGGGCTGACGCTGCAGCATGTTGACGATATCAAGGCCTATGAAACCCGTAGGCGCTTAGAGGTCCCTTGGATGTTCACCGATTGA
- the leuC gene encoding 3-isopropylmalate dehydratase large subunit encodes MSAKTLYDKLWESHVVRTEEDGTSLIYIDRHLVHEVTSPQAFEGLRLAGRKPWRVEANLATPDHNVPTTPRQGGVEAIEDPISRTQVATLDANCNDFGIPEFKMLDPRQGIVHVVGPEQGATLPGMTVVCGDSHTSTHGAMGALAHGIGTSEVEHVLATQCLIQKKSKAMQIRVEGKLAPGVTAKDMVLAIIGEIGTAGGTGYAIEFAGSAIEDLSIEGRLTLCNMAIEAGARAGFVAVDEKTIDYVKGRPYAPSGETWEQAVAYWRTLHSDEGAEFDRVVSLDGTAIKPQVTWGTSPEMVVAVDQVVPDPADQTDSVKAEGMQRALDYMDLEAGTPITEIAVDKVFIGSCTNSRIEDLRAAAAIAKGRQVADGVKLALVVPGSGLVKSQAEQEGLDQIFTDAGFEWREPGCSMCLAMNADRLEPGERCASTSNRNFEGRQGQGGRTHLVSPAMAAAAAVAGHFVDLTDFNDS; translated from the coding sequence ATGAGCGCCAAGACCCTTTACGACAAATTGTGGGAATCCCACGTGGTACGCACGGAAGAGGACGGCACATCACTGATCTATATCGATAGACATCTGGTGCATGAAGTGACCTCGCCCCAGGCATTCGAAGGCCTGCGCCTGGCCGGTCGCAAGCCCTGGCGGGTCGAGGCCAATCTGGCAACGCCGGACCATAATGTGCCGACCACGCCACGCCAGGGTGGCGTCGAAGCCATCGAGGACCCCATTTCACGCACTCAGGTGGCGACCCTGGATGCGAACTGCAACGATTTCGGCATTCCCGAATTCAAGATGCTCGATCCCAGACAGGGAATCGTGCATGTGGTCGGTCCTGAGCAGGGTGCGACCCTGCCGGGCATGACCGTGGTGTGTGGTGACTCCCATACCTCCACACATGGCGCAATGGGGGCCTTGGCACACGGTATCGGCACCTCGGAGGTCGAGCATGTGCTCGCCACTCAATGTCTGATCCAGAAGAAGTCCAAGGCGATGCAGATCCGGGTCGAGGGCAAGCTGGCACCGGGTGTGACCGCTAAGGATATGGTGCTGGCCATCATCGGTGAGATAGGTACCGCGGGAGGGACCGGCTATGCTATCGAATTCGCCGGCTCGGCGATTGAAGATCTCTCCATAGAGGGCCGTCTCACGCTCTGTAATATGGCCATCGAGGCGGGGGCGCGAGCAGGCTTCGTGGCGGTAGACGAGAAGACTATCGACTATGTCAAAGGACGTCCCTACGCACCCAGTGGTGAAACATGGGAACAGGCAGTGGCCTATTGGCGGACCTTGCACAGCGATGAGGGTGCGGAGTTTGATCGCGTGGTGAGCCTGGATGGGACTGCCATCAAGCCGCAGGTCACTTGGGGTACATCCCCAGAAATGGTGGTGGCGGTGGATCAGGTCGTCCCCGATCCGGCTGATCAGACAGACAGTGTAAAGGCGGAAGGAATGCAACGCGCCCTTGACTACATGGACCTGGAGGCGGGTACCCCGATCACCGAGATCGCTGTGGACAAGGTCTTTATCGGCTCATGTACCAACTCCAGGATTGAGGATCTGCGGGCAGCGGCGGCCATTGCCAAGGGACGGCAAGTGGCGGATGGGGTCAAACTGGCCCTGGTGGTACCGGGGTCCGGTCTGGTGAAGTCTCAGGCCGAGCAGGAGGGGCTCGACCAAATATTTACCGATGCGGGATTTGAGTGGCGTGAACCAGGCTGTTCCATGTGTCTTGCCATGAATGCGGACCGCCTGGAACCGGGTGAGCGTTGCGCCTCCACTTCGAATCGAAATTTCGAGGGCAGGCAGGGGCAGGGGGGGCGCACCCATCTGGTGAGTCCGGCGATGGCTGCCGCCGCTGCTGTGGCAGGGCATTTCGTGGACCTTACAGATTTTAACGATAGCTGA
- a CDS encoding LysR family transcriptional regulator — translation MELNTLRAFVQVARDGSFSQAAEHLYLTQPAISKRIATLESELDTRLFDRMGRQVFLTETGRHLLPRAEHIIDQLSDIRRELANLTGRVAGRLAMATSHHIGLHRLPAVLRSYSDTNPQVELDIHFMESEKACQAVEQGELELAVITLPLHPVDALQSKTIWHDPLAVIVGLDHPLAKQSTVGLRELIDYPAVLPSRGTYTRTLIEQRIGQHHMQVNCTLSTDYLETLKMMTTIGLGWSLLPEILVDDNLVPLQVPELKLNRSLGIVTHRKRTLSNAARAMRELLLFYGNK, via the coding sequence ATGGAATTAAATACCCTTCGCGCCTTTGTGCAGGTGGCTCGTGACGGCTCTTTCTCCCAGGCCGCAGAACATCTATACCTCACCCAACCCGCTATAAGTAAGCGCATTGCCACCCTGGAGAGTGAACTCGATACCCGACTATTCGATCGCATGGGGCGCCAGGTATTCCTCACCGAAACCGGCCGCCATCTGTTGCCGAGAGCGGAGCATATAATCGATCAGTTGAGCGATATACGGCGTGAACTTGCCAACCTCACAGGTCGGGTTGCCGGAAGACTGGCCATGGCCACCAGCCATCACATCGGTCTGCATCGTCTGCCGGCCGTTTTGCGCAGCTACAGTGATACCAACCCCCAGGTAGAGCTGGATATCCACTTCATGGAATCGGAAAAGGCGTGTCAAGCAGTGGAGCAGGGGGAGTTGGAGCTGGCGGTCATAACCCTCCCGTTACACCCTGTGGACGCCCTGCAGAGCAAGACGATCTGGCATGATCCATTGGCCGTAATTGTCGGCCTGGACCACCCCCTGGCAAAACAGAGCACAGTCGGTCTACGGGAGTTGATTGACTACCCTGCGGTTCTGCCGAGCCGTGGCACCTATACCCGCACCCTGATCGAGCAGCGAATAGGCCAACATCACATGCAGGTCAACTGCACCCTATCCACAGACTATCTGGAGACCCTGAAGATGATGACCACCATCGGCCTGGGCTGGAGCCTCCTGCCTGAGATCCTGGTGGACGACAATCTGGTCCCGTTACAGGTACCCGAGCTCAAACTTAACCGCTCGCTGGGCATTGTCACGCATCGGAAACGCACCCTCTCCAATGCGGCACGCGCGATGAGAGAGCTGTTACTTTTCTATGGCAACAAATAG
- the ndk gene encoding nucleoside-diphosphate kinase, with the protein MAIEQTLSIIKPDAVAKNVIGKIYSRFEAAGLRIVASRMMQLSREQAGEFYAVHKERPFYNDLIDFMTSGPVMVQVLEGENAITSNREIMGATNPQEAAAGTIRADFAETVDENAVHGSDGPDTAKVEISFFFPEGVCPRTR; encoded by the coding sequence ATGGCCATCGAACAGACCCTATCCATTATTAAACCGGATGCGGTAGCAAAAAACGTGATCGGTAAGATCTACAGCCGTTTCGAAGCGGCAGGTTTGCGGATTGTGGCCTCACGCATGATGCAACTGAGTCGTGAGCAGGCCGGTGAGTTCTATGCCGTACACAAAGAGCGTCCCTTCTACAATGATCTGATCGATTTCATGACATCCGGTCCTGTGATGGTTCAGGTATTGGAAGGTGAAAATGCCATCACCAGTAATCGCGAGATCATGGGGGCCACCAATCCACAAGAGGCGGCAGCGGGTACCATTCGGGCCGATTTTGCCGAGACTGTGGATGAAAATGCAGTCCATGGATCTGATGGTCCGGATACGGCGAAGGTTGAAATCAGCTTCTTTTTCCCCGAAGGCGTCTGCCCAAGAACCCGCTGA
- a CDS encoding MFS transporter yields the protein MPYWRLSSFYFFYFASLGALIPFWGLYLQARDFTPVEIGELMAVIMVTKLIAPNIWGWIGDHTGHRMPIVRLASLLSLACFLGVFIADGFWPFALVMMLFSFFWNASLPQFEAVTMSYLREQIQRYSLIRLWGSIGFILTVVALGIMLDQWGVVVIPYFVLILFLGIFANSLLVPEKEAVMPEHDQGSIMQVLRRGEVIAFLLVCFLMQASHSTYYAFYSIYMEEVGYSSSFIGQLWALGVIAEVGLFLVMHRLLHRWGARRVLIISLGIAVVRWILVGSAPDNLFLVLLAQVMHAATFGTFHAAAIHLVHHYFVGRHQGRGQALYSSVSFGAGGAFGSLLSGYLWSGIGAAATFWIAAAYALLAVVIAWRWVERDEMTDAMVG from the coding sequence ATGCCCTACTGGCGTCTTTCCAGCTTCTACTTTTTCTACTTCGCATCCCTCGGTGCCTTGATCCCCTTCTGGGGGCTCTACCTGCAGGCACGGGATTTCACCCCGGTAGAGATCGGTGAGCTGATGGCGGTGATCATGGTCACCAAGTTGATCGCCCCCAATATCTGGGGCTGGATCGGTGATCATACCGGTCACCGCATGCCCATCGTGCGCCTCGCCTCACTGCTCTCTCTCGCCTGTTTTCTAGGTGTCTTCATCGCCGACGGATTCTGGCCGTTCGCCTTGGTGATGATGCTGTTCAGTTTTTTCTGGAATGCATCGCTGCCCCAATTCGAGGCAGTCACCATGAGTTATCTGAGGGAGCAAATCCAACGCTACAGCCTGATCCGCTTGTGGGGCTCGATCGGATTTATTCTCACGGTTGTTGCCTTGGGGATCATGCTGGATCAGTGGGGGGTGGTGGTGATCCCCTATTTTGTGCTGATTCTGTTCCTCGGTATCTTTGCCAACAGCCTGCTGGTGCCGGAGAAAGAAGCGGTGATGCCTGAGCATGATCAGGGATCTATCATGCAGGTGTTGCGACGGGGTGAAGTGATCGCCTTCCTGTTGGTCTGTTTTCTGATGCAGGCCAGCCATAGCACCTACTACGCCTTCTACTCCATCTATATGGAAGAGGTAGGCTATTCCAGCAGTTTCATCGGCCAGCTGTGGGCCCTGGGTGTGATCGCCGAGGTGGGGCTGTTTCTGGTCATGCACCGCCTGCTGCATCGATGGGGTGCGCGCAGGGTGTTGATCATCAGCCTTGGGATAGCGGTGGTACGCTGGATTCTGGTGGGCTCAGCCCCTGATAATCTGTTCTTGGTGCTGCTGGCTCAAGTGATGCATGCCGCCACCTTCGGAACCTTCCATGCGGCAGCCATTCATCTGGTGCACCACTATTTCGTCGGTCGCCACCAGGGCAGGGGGCAGGCACTCTACAGTAGTGTCAGTTTTGGTGCCGGAGGGGCATTCGGCAGTCTCCTCAGCGGCTATCTTTGGAGTGGTATCGGGGCCGCCGCGACTTTCTGGATCGCTGCAGCCTATGCGCTGCTGGCGGTTGTCATCGCGTGGCGCTGGGTAGAGCGGGATGAGATGACGGATGCAATGGTCGGGTAA
- the aroC gene encoding chorismate synthase has translation MSGNTIGKLFSVTSFGESHGPAIGCIVDGCPPGLALSASDLQHDLDRRKPGTSRHTTQRREADEVEILSGVFEGKTTGTPIGMLIRNTDQRSKDYSEIMDRFRPGHADYTYNQKYGIRDYRGGGRSSARETAMRVAAGGIAKKYLSERYSIQIRGYLAQLGPIKAEKLDWDQVEKNPFFSPDVDKVAEMEAYMDALRKEGNSIGARINVVASGMPAGLGEPIFDRLDADLAHALMSINAVKGVELGAGFRCIEQKGTEHRDEMTPDGFLTNHAGGVLGGISSGQDLLASIALKPTSSLRLPGKTVNREGDPVEVVTTGRHDPCVGIRATPIAEAMMAIVVMDHLLRQRGQNMDVNSGLRDIGSDN, from the coding sequence ATGTCAGGCAATACCATCGGCAAGCTGTTCAGCGTGACATCCTTTGGCGAGTCACACGGTCCGGCCATTGGTTGTATCGTGGATGGTTGTCCCCCGGGTCTGGCACTCTCAGCCAGCGATCTGCAGCACGATCTGGATCGGCGTAAACCCGGTACCTCGCGCCATACCACCCAGCGGCGGGAGGCGGACGAGGTGGAGATTCTCTCCGGTGTTTTCGAGGGCAAAACCACCGGCACACCCATCGGTATGCTCATTCGCAACACCGATCAGCGTTCCAAGGACTACTCTGAGATCATGGACCGCTTCCGGCCGGGACATGCGGACTATACCTACAATCAGAAATACGGAATTCGGGATTACCGAGGCGGCGGGCGCTCCTCCGCCCGTGAGACCGCGATGCGGGTCGCCGCGGGTGGGATTGCAAAGAAGTATCTCAGCGAGCGCTACAGCATTCAGATCCGTGGCTACCTGGCGCAACTGGGACCGATCAAGGCGGAAAAACTCGATTGGGATCAGGTGGAGAAGAATCCGTTCTTCTCACCCGATGTGGATAAAGTAGCGGAGATGGAGGCCTACATGGACGCCCTGCGCAAGGAGGGAAACTCCATCGGTGCCCGCATCAATGTGGTGGCCAGTGGCATGCCCGCCGGATTGGGGGAACCCATCTTCGATCGCCTGGATGCCGATCTTGCCCATGCCCTGATGAGCATAAATGCGGTAAAAGGCGTCGAGCTGGGTGCCGGCTTCCGGTGTATTGAGCAGAAGGGCACGGAACATCGGGATGAGATGACCCCTGACGGTTTCCTCACCAACCATGCCGGTGGGGTGTTGGGAGGAATCTCCTCAGGCCAGGATCTGCTGGCTTCGATTGCCCTTAAACCGACATCGAGTCTGCGTCTGCCGGGTAAGACGGTCAATCGTGAGGGTGATCCCGTGGAAGTTGTCACCACCGGGCGTCACGATCCCTGTGTCGGGATTCGCGCCACACCCATCGCGGAGGCGATGATGGCAATCGTGGTCATGGATCACCTGCTGCGCCAACGAGGACAGAATATGGATGTCAATTCAGGTCTAAGGGATATTGGATCGGACAACTAA
- a CDS encoding TolC family outer membrane protein produces MKSMKRLILILLTLILALPVQAEDLMTIYQLALQNDPQLQAAKEQLSAARESKSLARSQLLPTVGLGATYDVVRRDLKTLQGVPFDDQSTNHDRALGLNLTQPIYRRDRLLQLEQADSTIAQAEAEYAAAEIDLMVRSTTTYFNILSAEDDLRVAKAEREATGRQLEQAQQRFDVGLIAITDVHEAQAAFDAARASEIAAENSLDNAWEALFEIIGPQPTQDLAKLGEELALNPPVPNILQEWSDTAQQQNYSIIAARAGLESLKQEIDVSRSGHYPTLDLVGGYTMNRSDSDTATEADTGTIGLSLEVPIYTGGAVSAQTRQAQANFRASQQGLDQTRRGVNRQVRDAYRGVLSTISQVEALKAATVSAQSALESTQAGYEVGTRTIVDVLNVQRNLFSSQRDYLNSRYDYIINGLNLKSAAGTLSESDLERVNGWLER; encoded by the coding sequence ATGAAATCGATGAAGCGATTGATCCTGATTCTGCTGACACTTATCCTCGCTTTGCCAGTTCAGGCAGAGGATCTGATGACGATCTATCAACTGGCGCTGCAAAACGATCCTCAGTTGCAGGCAGCCAAGGAGCAGTTGAGCGCGGCCCGTGAATCAAAGAGTCTGGCCCGCTCCCAACTGTTGCCGACAGTAGGCTTGGGTGCCACCTATGATGTGGTGCGCCGGGATCTCAAGACCCTACAGGGGGTTCCCTTCGATGATCAAAGTACCAATCATGACCGGGCCCTGGGATTGAATCTGACCCAGCCGATCTATCGCCGGGACCGGCTGCTGCAACTGGAGCAGGCGGACAGTACCATCGCTCAGGCCGAGGCCGAGTATGCAGCGGCGGAGATCGATCTGATGGTGCGCAGCACCACCACCTATTTCAATATTCTCTCCGCTGAGGATGACCTGCGGGTTGCAAAGGCGGAGCGCGAAGCCACCGGGCGACAGCTTGAGCAGGCCCAGCAGCGTTTCGATGTGGGCCTGATCGCCATCACCGATGTACATGAAGCCCAGGCGGCTTTCGATGCGGCCAGGGCATCGGAGATTGCAGCCGAGAACAGTCTCGACAACGCCTGGGAGGCATTGTTTGAGATCATTGGCCCGCAGCCTACACAAGACTTAGCAAAGCTGGGGGAGGAATTGGCACTCAATCCACCGGTACCCAATATCCTGCAGGAGTGGTCGGACACCGCCCAGCAGCAGAACTACAGTATCATTGCCGCCCGCGCTGGCCTCGAGAGTCTCAAGCAGGAGATCGATGTGAGTCGGTCCGGCCACTATCCCACCCTGGACCTGGTGGGTGGTTACACCATGAATCGCAGTGATTCCGATACCGCCACCGAAGCCGATACGGGAACCATCGGGCTCTCCCTGGAGGTGCCCATCTATACCGGCGGCGCGGTGAGCGCCCAAACCCGCCAGGCGCAAGCCAACTTCCGTGCCAGTCAGCAGGGTCTGGATCAAACCCGCCGTGGGGTGAACCGGCAGGTGAGGGATGCCTACCGGGGCGTACTCTCCACCATCAGCCAGGTCGAGGCCCTGAAAGCGGCGACCGTGTCCGCCCAAAGCGCCTTGGAATCGACCCAGGCAGGGTATGAGGTGGGCACCCGCACCATCGTCGATGTACTCAATGTGCAGCGTAATCTGTTCTCTTCGCAACGGGACTATCTCAACTCCCGTTATGACTACATCATCAACGGACTCAACCTGAAATCCGCTGCCGGCACCCTGAGCGAATCGGACCTGGAAAGGGTCAACGGCTGGTTGGAACGTTAG